The Pedobacter mucosus genome window below encodes:
- a CDS encoding JAB domain-containing protein, with protein MENVHYQVAEIEISYKPKFKAADRPQISSSVEAYEIILDSWNKDQIELLEEFKIVLLNRRSRVLGIVKISAGGIAGTFVDPKIIFAAALKACASGIILTHNHPSGECNPSEADLSLTRKLFETGKLLDISILDHLIISPDRYYSFKDDCVL; from the coding sequence ATGGAAAATGTACATTATCAGGTTGCAGAAATTGAAATCAGCTACAAACCAAAATTTAAGGCAGCCGACAGGCCACAGATTAGCAGCTCAGTTGAAGCCTATGAGATCATTCTGGATAGCTGGAACAAGGACCAGATCGAGCTTCTTGAAGAATTCAAGATCGTGCTGTTAAATCGCAGAAGTCGGGTATTAGGAATTGTTAAGATATCAGCAGGAGGCATTGCGGGAACGTTCGTTGATCCCAAGATCATCTTTGCCGCTGCCCTGAAGGCCTGTGCAAGTGGAATCATCCTTACCCATAACCATCCCTCGGGAGAATGTAACCCAAGCGAGGCTGACCTAAGCCTGACCAGAAAACTCTTCGAAACTGGTAAACTGCTTGATATAAGTATACTGGACCACCTCATCATTAGTCCCGACCGCTACTATAGCTTTAAGGATGATTGCGTTTTATAA
- a CDS encoding site-specific integrase, whose product MKNKFSLIFFQKKGKKNSSESFPIYLRITVSKKRVEITCGKECLEEEWESGKFKGNSYKAKAMNAYLRQIELQVHDAHRKILALGKDITADSLANEFLGKAEEERTLKQVFENHNKEMEALVGSDFSKMTLLRYQTALRHVSQFMREKYKLSDIDIKKIDHKFLTDYDFFLRSVRKCANNSAVKYIKNLKKIIKICLANGWIIKDPFANFKATVKEIDRVCLTDHEVSTLEQTDFANERLQRVKDIFLFSCYTGLAYIDIYQLKKTEVVLGRQDERWIISNRQKTGTPTRIPLLPRAVVLLEKYANHTLCCNSEKLFPVSSNQKMNAYLKEIADVCGISTILTFHLARHTFATTITLMNDVPIETVSKMLGHKNIRTTQHYAKIMDKKVDSDMAKLTIKLSEGKSNK is encoded by the coding sequence ATGAAAAACAAATTCAGTCTTATTTTCTTTCAGAAAAAAGGAAAAAAGAACTCTAGCGAAAGCTTTCCAATTTATTTAAGAATAACTGTATCAAAAAAGCGAGTGGAAATTACATGTGGAAAAGAGTGCTTAGAGGAAGAATGGGAAAGTGGAAAATTTAAAGGCAATTCTTATAAGGCTAAAGCTATGAATGCTTACTTAAGACAAATTGAATTACAAGTACATGACGCTCACAGGAAGATTTTAGCTTTAGGCAAGGATATTACAGCTGATTCTTTGGCAAATGAATTCCTAGGAAAAGCTGAAGAAGAAAGAACTTTAAAGCAAGTATTCGAGAATCATAATAAGGAAATGGAAGCACTCGTAGGAAGCGACTTCTCAAAAATGACTCTTTTAAGGTACCAGACTGCACTACGTCATGTTAGCCAATTTATGAGAGAAAAATACAAATTATCAGATATTGATATTAAAAAAATTGATCATAAATTTCTAACAGATTATGATTTTTTTCTTAGATCAGTGCGAAAATGTGCAAACAATTCTGCGGTAAAATACATCAAAAACTTAAAGAAGATAATCAAAATATGCCTGGCAAATGGCTGGATTATCAAGGATCCCTTTGCAAATTTCAAAGCAACAGTAAAAGAAATAGATAGGGTTTGCCTTACTGATCATGAAGTAAGTACTCTTGAACAAACAGATTTTGCTAACGAACGTCTCCAACGAGTGAAAGATATATTTCTATTTAGTTGTTATACGGGACTGGCTTATATCGATATCTACCAGTTGAAAAAAACCGAGGTTGTACTTGGAAGGCAAGATGAACGCTGGATTATATCAAATAGACAAAAAACAGGGACGCCTACCAGAATTCCTTTATTACCTAGAGCAGTAGTGCTTTTGGAAAAGTATGCAAATCACACCCTTTGTTGTAATTCCGAAAAACTCTTTCCAGTTAGCTCAAATCAAAAAATGAATGCCTATCTGAAAGAAATTGCAGATGTATGTGGAATCTCGACTATCCTCACATTTCATTTGGCAAGACATACCTTTGCAACTACAATTACTCTAATGAATGATGTACCAATTGAAACGGTGAGCAAAATGCTTGGTCACAAAAATATTAGGACCACACAGCACTATGCAAAAATAATGGATAAGAAAGTAGATAGTGATATGGCAAAACTCACTATTAAACTCTCTGAAGGGAAGTCAAACAAATAG
- a CDS encoding NIPSNAP family protein, whose protein sequence is MKTNLTRLLFLVVVLITANTSVFAAKSAYYYQLKVYHLKTPAQEAVVDAYLKDAFLPALHRAGINSVGVFKPIAKDTAEQLIYVFIPFKKMDDFLKLNETLAKDKQYLEAGAGYINAAFDAAPYTRIESNLLKAFSAMPEFALPKLTTPKSERVYELRSYEAATEHLSTNKIGMFNDAELEIFTKLNFNAVFYGEVISGSKMPNLMYLTTFNNKADRDQHWGAFGAEYKKISDLPQYQHNVSKNVTLFIYPTDYSDI, encoded by the coding sequence TTGAAAACCAATCTAACCAGATTGCTATTTTTAGTGGTCGTTTTAATAACCGCGAATACATCCGTATTTGCTGCAAAATCTGCTTATTATTATCAGCTGAAAGTTTATCATTTAAAAACGCCGGCTCAGGAAGCAGTTGTTGATGCTTATTTGAAAGATGCTTTTTTACCGGCCTTACATCGAGCAGGCATTAACAGCGTTGGGGTATTTAAGCCCATTGCAAAAGATACGGCAGAGCAATTAATTTATGTTTTTATTCCATTTAAAAAGATGGATGATTTTTTAAAACTGAATGAAACATTAGCAAAAGATAAACAATACCTCGAAGCAGGAGCGGGCTACATTAATGCAGCATTCGACGCAGCCCCGTATACCCGCATAGAATCGAATTTATTGAAAGCTTTTTCGGCGATGCCAGAATTTGCATTGCCAAAGTTAACCACGCCGAAAAGTGAAAGGGTTTATGAACTCAGGAGTTATGAAGCTGCAACAGAACATTTATCTACCAATAAGATAGGAATGTTTAACGATGCTGAATTAGAGATATTTACAAAGCTTAACTTTAACGCAGTGTTTTATGGTGAAGTAATTTCAGGCAGTAAAATGCCTAATCTGATGTACTTAACTACATTTAATAACAAAGCAGATCGTGATCAACATTGGGGAGCCTTTGGCGCTGAATATAAAAAGATAAGTGATTTGCCTCAGTATCAGCATAATGTTTCGAAAAATGTAACGTTGTTCATTTACCCAACAGATTATTCAGATATTTAA
- a CDS encoding DUF4159 domain-containing protein encodes MQRSKFTFARLKYNSGDWETDQRMPSNILNSLLEYTTIPLDEEEKIVELNSTDLYKYPFCYLSGHKLVQFTQQEALIFKTYVHNGGFVFVDDCNHDIDGLFARSFETQMSNLFGATALKKIPNNHGIYNAFFKFEKGPPTTSFELNGWGDDLVHHYLKAITINNRIGVLYSNKDYGCEWDYDFRNKRFLAEDNTKFGVNIILYAMGVNS; translated from the coding sequence ATGCAAAGATCTAAATTTACGTTTGCGAGGTTAAAATACAATTCGGGCGATTGGGAAACCGATCAGCGTATGCCTTCTAATATATTAAACTCCTTATTAGAATATACAACCATCCCGCTGGATGAAGAAGAGAAGATTGTAGAATTGAATAGTACAGATTTATATAAATATCCATTTTGCTATTTAAGCGGACATAAGCTGGTACAGTTTACCCAACAGGAAGCACTGATTTTTAAAACTTATGTGCATAATGGTGGTTTTGTTTTTGTTGATGATTGCAATCATGATATTGATGGGTTATTCGCCAGATCTTTTGAAACACAGATGAGTAATTTATTCGGGGCAACGGCATTAAAAAAAATTCCAAATAATCATGGTATTTATAATGCTTTCTTTAAATTTGAGAAAGGCCCGCCAACAACTTCATTTGAATTAAATGGCTGGGGAGATGATTTGGTACATCATTACCTAAAGGCGATAACCATAAATAATAGGATTGGGGTATTGTATAGCAATAAAGATTATGGCTGTGAATGGGATTATGATTTTAGAAACAAGCGATTCCTGGCAGAAGACAATACAAAATTCGGAGTCAACATTATTTTGTACGCAATGGGCGTAAACAGTTAA
- a CDS encoding AAA family ATPase, producing MINKISLLKSEIQKVIVGQDVIIEEMLIALMAGGHCLLEGVPGLAKTLMVKTMSQALDLSFRRIQFTPDLMPTDIVGTEILEEDHVTGKRFFKFNKGPLFANIILADEVNRTPPKTQSALLEAMQEFEVTYGGQTYPLDRPFFILATQNPIEQAGTYPLPEAQLDRFLLYIKIGYPTAAEETQILTSTTGSKKAEVNPIIGAEEIKELQAITREISISDDLVTYVSEIIRATRPDTTSVPFVKEWVRWGAGPRAGQALILTAKARALFKGRYAVIMEDLQTMAYPVLRHRVLMNFKAEAENVSSDKVTDELIKAISKPKSNI from the coding sequence TTGATCAATAAGATCTCCCTTTTAAAAAGCGAAATACAGAAAGTAATTGTCGGGCAAGATGTAATCATCGAGGAAATGTTAATCGCCTTAATGGCCGGTGGCCATTGTCTGTTAGAAGGCGTACCTGGTTTAGCGAAAACATTAATGGTAAAAACCATGTCGCAAGCTTTGGATCTTTCTTTTAGGAGAATACAGTTTACGCCCGATTTAATGCCGACAGATATTGTAGGAACCGAAATTTTAGAAGAAGATCACGTAACCGGAAAGCGTTTCTTTAAATTTAATAAAGGCCCTTTATTCGCCAATATTATTTTAGCAGATGAGGTAAACAGAACCCCGCCAAAAACGCAATCGGCACTTTTAGAAGCCATGCAGGAATTTGAGGTAACTTATGGCGGACAAACCTATCCATTAGATAGACCATTTTTTATTCTTGCTACACAAAACCCAATAGAACAAGCCGGCACTTACCCTCTTCCTGAAGCACAACTGGATCGTTTTCTATTATATATAAAAATTGGTTATCCAACAGCAGCCGAAGAAACACAAATATTAACCAGTACCACAGGAAGTAAAAAAGCCGAGGTCAACCCAATAATCGGTGCTGAAGAAATTAAGGAACTACAAGCCATTACCAGAGAGATCAGCATTAGTGATGACCTCGTTACTTACGTAAGCGAAATTATTCGTGCAACCAGACCCGATACCACTTCGGTTCCATTTGTAAAAGAATGGGTGCGTTGGGGTGCCGGACCAAGAGCCGGGCAAGCATTAATCCTGACCGCAAAGGCAAGAGCTTTATTTAAAGGCCGTTACGCAGTGATTATGGAAGATTTGCAAACCATGGCTTACCCAGTTCTTCGCCACAGGGTTTTAATGAACTTTAAAGCAGAGGCAGAAAACGTATCATCAGATAAAGTAACCGATGAATTGATTAAAGCCATTTCGAAACCAAAATCGAATATTTAA
- a CDS encoding DUF58 domain-containing protein — protein sequence MSKLLDPKLLMAIKDLSLSAKMTIDGFMNGINKSTVKGPGLEFSQYRSYQPGDDLRSLDWKMFARSDRYYIRESEVETNISVRILIDASASMNHSDGDFTKIDYAKYLGASMAYLANLQGDAIGLYVLKNSGIFSMTPKQDFQHLARLFYQLESINPDGEFTKPIYYKELFAGAQKRELLIFVTDLYQTNNEIINLLDTLNTLRHEIVVFHVVSRNELDLDFKGYTTFEDLETGETIQIDQAKARLEYKTKLTTYLEETRIKMLDRRIFYRTICTDEPLDQALRDFLKQRSKLRI from the coding sequence ATGAGTAAACTGCTAGATCCGAAATTATTAATGGCGATTAAAGACCTGAGTTTGTCGGCTAAAATGACAATTGATGGTTTTATGAACGGTATTAATAAAAGTACGGTTAAAGGCCCCGGGCTAGAGTTTAGTCAATATAGAAGTTACCAGCCCGGTGATGATTTGCGTTCGCTGGATTGGAAAATGTTCGCCCGTTCAGATCGGTACTACATTCGGGAATCGGAAGTGGAAACCAATATTTCTGTTCGAATTTTAATTGATGCAAGCGCCTCTATGAACCATAGTGATGGCGATTTCACTAAAATAGATTATGCAAAATACTTGGGCGCATCAATGGCTTACTTGGCAAACTTACAAGGCGACGCCATTGGATTGTATGTATTAAAAAATTCAGGAATTTTCTCGATGACACCTAAACAAGATTTCCAGCATTTGGCCAGGTTATTTTACCAGTTGGAAAGTATTAATCCTGATGGAGAATTTACCAAACCCATTTATTATAAAGAGCTTTTTGCAGGCGCTCAAAAACGTGAATTGCTAATTTTCGTTACCGATCTATATCAAACCAATAATGAAATTATAAACCTGCTGGATACCTTAAATACATTAAGGCATGAAATTGTAGTTTTCCATGTGGTTTCGAGAAACGAACTGGATTTAGATTTTAAAGGATACACTACTTTCGAAGATTTAGAAACAGGTGAAACTATACAAATCGATCAAGCAAAAGCCAGATTGGAATATAAAACCAAGCTGACAACTTATTTAGAAGAAACAAGGATTAAAATGTTGGACAGAAGGATTTTTTACAGAACCATTTGCACAGACGAACCTTTAGACCAAGCATTGAGAGATTTTTTAAAACAACGTAGTAAACTTAGAATTTAA
- a CDS encoding BatA domain-containing protein → MQFLYPIGLLALAGLIIPLIIHLWNVKQGKTLKIGSIALLGESSRASSKSFKINDWLLLLLRCLLLILLSFILAQPFIKKTLSGKNLGWVLVEKSNFPKVYKDNRKTVDSLTKLGFEIHDFNVGFAPLSLKDTLNTDTTKLVSVNTTSLLNQLNQIIPAGNSVYLFAKHRLNTIGTTLPQINYKLNWKPLNEADTLSSWITDYAGKKYEAKSTPTNTVYTAVNNNDAASIKIAIYEPSGNADKKYLIAALNAIGSFSGRRIEINPTEKADIGFWLADIPVTSTFKSAINANGTLFQYEKGKVVTETSFINLEGTTVNLSKRIDSKDALNKVWEDGFGNAVLSTEKVAALNIYFFYNRFNPQWNQLVWNDIFVKALMPIVIRNEKAQAFGFEDHEADQRQLAANQKEIIQINKATSTSKTTKNESIANMLWIAALLILLIERILSFSNKTNVYVKN, encoded by the coding sequence GTGCAATTTTTATATCCCATAGGTTTATTGGCGCTTGCAGGTTTGATTATCCCACTGATTATACATTTGTGGAATGTTAAACAGGGCAAAACTTTAAAAATTGGAAGCATTGCGCTTTTGGGAGAAAGTTCTCGTGCGAGCTCCAAAAGTTTCAAAATTAACGATTGGCTCTTGTTGCTATTGCGTTGTTTACTTTTAATCCTGCTTTCATTTATTCTTGCTCAACCTTTTATAAAAAAAACGTTATCAGGTAAAAACCTGGGTTGGGTATTAGTCGAAAAATCAAACTTCCCGAAGGTTTATAAAGACAATAGAAAAACGGTAGATTCTTTAACGAAGCTTGGTTTTGAAATTCATGATTTCAATGTTGGCTTTGCTCCGCTTAGTTTAAAAGACACCTTGAATACGGATACAACAAAATTAGTTTCAGTAAATACTACAAGTCTTCTCAACCAACTCAACCAAATCATTCCGGCAGGAAATTCTGTCTATCTTTTTGCAAAGCATCGTTTAAATACTATTGGAACTACATTACCTCAAATTAATTATAAGCTTAACTGGAAACCTTTAAATGAAGCGGATACATTAAGCAGTTGGATTACCGATTATGCAGGAAAGAAATATGAAGCAAAATCTACGCCTACAAATACGGTTTATACTGCCGTTAACAATAACGATGCAGCTTCGATTAAAATCGCCATTTATGAGCCATCGGGCAATGCCGATAAAAAATATTTAATTGCAGCGCTAAATGCTATTGGGAGTTTTAGCGGAAGACGGATAGAAATTAATCCGACAGAAAAAGCTGATATTGGTTTTTGGCTGGCTGATATACCGGTTACGTCTACCTTCAAATCTGCCATTAACGCTAACGGAACTTTATTTCAATATGAAAAAGGAAAAGTAGTTACTGAGACTTCTTTCATTAACCTAGAAGGTACAACTGTTAATTTGTCAAAAAGGATCGATTCAAAAGATGCCTTAAATAAAGTATGGGAAGATGGTTTTGGCAATGCAGTGCTATCCACTGAAAAAGTTGCAGCATTAAATATTTATTTTTTTTATAACCGTTTCAATCCTCAATGGAATCAATTAGTTTGGAACGACATATTTGTTAAGGCTTTAATGCCAATCGTTATTCGCAATGAAAAAGCACAAGCTTTTGGCTTTGAAGATCATGAAGCCGATCAAAGGCAGTTAGCAGCCAATCAAAAAGAAATTATACAAATTAACAAAGCAACATCAACAAGTAAAACTACTAAAAACGAGTCTATCGCTAACATGTTGTGGATCGCAGCTTTATTAATTCTTCTTATTGAGCGTATTTTATCATTCAGCAATAAAACCAATGTTTATGTTAAAAACTGA